A genomic stretch from Aquila chrysaetos chrysaetos chromosome 1, bAquChr1.4, whole genome shotgun sequence includes:
- the LOC115342544 gene encoding fibroblast growth factor-binding protein 1-like — MRIKSFGLLCLLILVSQILLANCERQKERKKGRQSIDDGGKNQTESNQENEKGRKSKGGKSSPKGKFKTKENAECTWAVTDMNAATVHIECKHGDSQFWCEFSGHPSTCAQYGANQKSYWKQVSRSLKKQKQICQDPKSVLKPKVCRKGPRSAHLKLTRSSLLTSVGPAKGNTIHQAKEVVQTPAAASVTEKKLEHSPQDCVEDIDYIDQKKVAEEYCPESLLSFCNFFITMVQDKKC, encoded by the coding sequence ATGAGGATCAAAAGCTTTGGACTTCTTTGTTTGTTGATTCTGGTCTCCCAGATACTACTAGCCAACTgtgaaaggcagaaggaaagaaaaaagggaagacaaaGCATAGACGATggtggaaaaaaccaaactgaatctaaccaagaaaatgaaaaagggcGGAAGtcaaaaggaggaaaatcatCTCCTAAAGGCaagtttaaaaccaaagaaaatgctgaGTGCACCTGGGCAGTGACTGATATGAATGCTGCTACTGTGCACATAGAGTGCAAACATGGTGACAGCCAGTTCTGGTGCGAATTCTCTGGACACCCTTCCACCTGTGCACAGTATGGAGCAAACCAGAAATCCTACTGGAAACAAGTCTCTCGATCCctaaagaagcagaagcagatcTGTCAAGACCCCAAAAGCGTCCTAAAACCTAAAGTATGTAGGAAAGGCCCACGAAGTGCTCATCTCAAGTTGACCCGCTCAAGCCTACTAACCTCAGTGGGTCCTGCAAAAGGGAACACAATTCATCAAGCAAAAGAAGTTGTTCAGActccagcagctgcctctgtgACTGAAAAAAAGCTAGAACACAGTCCTCAAGACTGTGTTGAAGACATAGATTATATTGATCAGAAAAAGGTGGCTGAGGAATACTGTCCcgaaagcttgctttctttctgcaaCTTTTTTATCACAATGGTCCAAGACAAAAAGTGCTGA